From Pulveribacter suum, a single genomic window includes:
- a CDS encoding 3-methyl-2-oxobutanoate dehydrogenase (2-methylpropanoyl-transferring) subunit alpha: MTTHTAPLRLHVPEPTGRPGCSTDFSYLSTSPAGAVRRPPTDTPAADTADLATSLVRVLDDEGRAVGPWAPSVHPERLRRGLRAMMKTRIFDARMLMAQRKKKLSFYMQCLGEEAVAVAHAQALAEGDMCFPTYRQQGLLLSRDDVPMSELICQLMSNEGDPLKGRQLPVMYSYKRAGFFSISGNLATQVIQAVGWAMASAIKGDTKIASAWIGDGATAAADFHTALTFAHVYRAPVIINVVNNQWAISTFQSIAGGEGTTFAQRGVGVGIASLRVDGNDFLAVYAASRWAAERARTNHGPTLIEWETYRAGPHSTSDDPSKYRPADDWQRFPLGDPIARLKQHLIAIGEWTEEQHAAAHKELEAEVLAAEREAERHGTLLEGRAASAATIFEGVYHEMPEHLRRQRQQMGV, from the coding sequence ATGACCACGCACACAGCCCCCCTGCGGCTGCATGTGCCCGAGCCCACTGGGCGACCGGGTTGCAGCACCGACTTTTCCTACCTCTCCACCTCGCCGGCCGGCGCGGTGCGCAGGCCCCCCACCGACACCCCCGCCGCCGACACGGCCGACCTGGCGACCAGCTTGGTGCGCGTGCTGGACGACGAGGGCCGCGCCGTCGGCCCGTGGGCGCCCAGCGTTCACCCCGAGCGCCTGCGCCGCGGCCTGCGCGCCATGATGAAGACGCGCATCTTCGACGCCCGCATGCTGATGGCGCAGCGCAAGAAGAAGCTGTCGTTCTACATGCAGTGCCTGGGCGAGGAGGCGGTGGCCGTGGCGCATGCGCAGGCGCTGGCCGAGGGCGACATGTGCTTTCCCACCTACCGCCAGCAGGGCCTGCTGCTGTCACGCGACGACGTGCCCATGAGCGAACTGATCTGTCAGCTCATGAGCAACGAGGGCGACCCGCTCAAGGGCCGGCAGCTGCCCGTCATGTACTCGTACAAGCGCGCGGGCTTCTTCTCCATCTCGGGCAACCTGGCCACGCAGGTCATCCAGGCGGTGGGCTGGGCCATGGCCTCGGCCATCAAGGGCGATACGAAGATTGCGTCGGCCTGGATCGGCGACGGCGCCACCGCCGCGGCCGACTTCCACACCGCGCTCACCTTCGCCCATGTGTACCGCGCGCCGGTCATCATCAACGTGGTCAACAACCAGTGGGCGATTTCCACCTTCCAGTCGATTGCCGGCGGCGAGGGCACCACGTTCGCGCAGCGCGGCGTGGGCGTGGGCATTGCCTCGCTGCGCGTGGATGGCAACGACTTTCTGGCCGTGTACGCGGCGTCCCGCTGGGCAGCCGAGCGCGCCCGCACGAACCACGGCCCGACGCTGATCGAGTGGGAGACCTACCGCGCCGGCCCGCACTCCACGTCGGACGACCCGAGCAAGTACCGGCCGGCCGATGACTGGCAGCGCTTCCCGCTGGGTGACCCGATCGCGCGCCTGAAACAGCACCTGATCGCCATCGGCGAATGGACGGAAGAGCAGCACGCCGCCGCGCACAAGGAGCTGGAAGCCGAGGTGCTGGCCGCCGAGCGCGAGGCCGAGCGCCACGGCACCCTGCTGGAGGGCCGCGCCGCCAGCGCCGCGACCATCTTTGAGGGGGTCTATCACGAGATGCCGGAGCACCTGCGCCGGCAGCGCCAGCAGATGGGGGTTTGA
- a CDS encoding alpha-ketoacid dehydrogenase subunit beta: protein MTMIQSLRSAMDVMMERDDNVIVYGQDVGYFGGVFRVTEGLQAKYGKTRCFDAPISEGGIVGTAIGMAAYGLKPVVEIQFADYFYPATDQIVSEAARMRHRSNGDFTSAMTIRMPCGGGIYGGQTHSQSPEAFFTHVCGLRTVMPSNPYDAKGLLIASIECEDPVIFLEPKRLYNGPFDGHHDRPVVPWSKHALGMVPEGYYRVPLDRAVVFRPGKEVTVLTYGTMVWVAECAAREAGVDAEVIDLRSIWPLDLDTVVNSVKKTGRCVVVHEATRTSGFGAELVALVQEECFWHLEAPIERVTGWDTPYPHAQEWDYFPGPARVGAALKRAVGKEA from the coding sequence ATGACCATGATCCAGTCGCTGCGCTCGGCCATGGACGTGATGATGGAGCGCGACGACAACGTCATCGTCTATGGCCAGGACGTGGGCTACTTCGGCGGCGTGTTCCGCGTCACCGAAGGCCTGCAGGCCAAGTACGGCAAGACGCGCTGCTTCGACGCGCCGATCTCCGAGGGCGGCATCGTCGGCACGGCCATCGGCATGGCGGCCTATGGGCTCAAACCCGTGGTCGAGATCCAGTTTGCCGACTACTTCTACCCGGCCACCGACCAGATCGTGTCAGAGGCGGCGCGCATGCGGCACCGCTCCAACGGCGACTTCACCTCGGCCATGACGATTCGCATGCCCTGCGGCGGCGGCATCTACGGCGGGCAGACGCACAGCCAGAGCCCCGAGGCGTTCTTCACCCACGTCTGCGGCCTGCGCACGGTGATGCCCAGCAACCCGTACGACGCCAAGGGCCTCTTGATTGCCTCCATCGAGTGCGAAGACCCGGTCATCTTCCTGGAGCCCAAGCGCCTCTATAACGGCCCGTTCGACGGCCACCACGACCGGCCGGTGGTGCCCTGGTCGAAGCACGCGCTGGGCATGGTGCCCGAGGGCTACTACCGCGTGCCACTGGACAGGGCCGTGGTCTTCCGCCCCGGCAAGGAGGTGACGGTGCTGACCTACGGCACCATGGTCTGGGTGGCCGAGTGCGCCGCGCGCGAGGCCGGTGTGGACGCCGAGGTCATCGACCTGCGCTCCATCTGGCCGCTGGACCTGGACACAGTAGTCAATTCGGTCAAGAAGACCGGCCGCTGCGTCGTGGTGCACGAGGCCACGCGCACCAGCGGCTTTGGCGCCGAGCTGGTGGCGCTGGTGCAGGAGGAGTGCTTCTGGCACCTGGAGGCGCCCATCGAGCGCGTCACGGGCTGGGACACGCCCTACCCGCACGCCCAGGAATGGGACTACTTCCCCGGCCCCGCCCGCGTGGGCGCGGCCTTGAAACGCGCTGTCGGCAAGGAGGCATGA